The proteins below come from a single Magallana gigas chromosome 10, xbMagGiga1.1, whole genome shotgun sequence genomic window:
- the LOC105321641 gene encoding rho GTPase-activating protein 23 isoform X8, whose product MDTIFVKNVRTYSPAYDAGLKTGDRVITVNDQSVSQKSYAQVIGLIQQSEGTLKLEVLPKDETDGQEDPCQVAHRSPEQLHQAELCHNDEVDSPASNRKSPFRRFISSDELRERPRSLLAREEIAPKSEDRILLKSMDPQSKLKTSTSYTSGLSVFREPWNSAGNRQKESPSREFLERRQDFEVRAKENNGMPANKAYSYGLFYDKTKSVNDLSTAVPRRQEHVLHPTDSQENISKSNKSETRVIPLENRRSREMIQDKTGYGISSSSRHSFPDSISGRHSASLSTGLQNTSNSKSEYHTSTRQYIPVVSAQPSAAHKMSASVDSLDSSSSYHTPDRNVRTRVYEQPNQGGGRTFIVKIGDRHYEGGVSQGNAQSDVSGNAVKQAPRYGTAFALTRSPMSSNGDQGRVVSQKKFMFENGKSDKAQSKSPVVQERYKTEIDKITSHGKFSSVATRVQSFEKDEPQPSSNIRIHRRSSQDRCVSMPPDSLGQSSHTSQQPYQEQAPIRIYVSQGSGNNPGSPIVEIVPMYPNSSNKTVTTSQEMSPQPIIHIKQSDDVDGAALSCHQEEDTGHPSKPVRKPSFLAAVNGSQQRYSGSRSSSERLSSPEPSSLHHSSPPWDSLNILPPGSFSSESDLSSISHCTGLAFTSTPVREPAKAVLRKKNKILPVTTADDLALPSSPIKDVKSTVVLRRKSETSPEDEAIKLQRRTSYLMATAKDRDSHKLSLDKTHSPSQSQTEIHLQITTPHQKPSMRKLKYFFGEKTPRIIEATERRQDPASPMQEVTKKGALLCKTDLTDGKKASDRSWKPVWVELRGHALYISKEKRDPANLGDRDANELPSSQPIKMSVTNRNLSKSIMIRFQTHTFNFDDQPISIKSCLVDIAHDYTKKKNVFRLKTFNGSEYLFQADENNTMLDWIRSIQSNNNPDADDKGQMETDLILRSRNQIEPPAAGPSLTSVGSTSSLRTSPQVPPKAPKQSSKNKLIRIPHSPSMRKKGKDKTWSLSKFKSFRKGSSATSSAGESESNDMFGVPLECCIPSPNNDFVPMIVDLCTKIVEARGLEVTGVYRVPGNTASVNMMMEELNKGIDNMNVDHEKWCDVNVISSLLKTFFRNLPDPLITSALYQDFIDANRTEDLEMRMLKLKRLIHKLPEHHFETFKHLAEHLNTVASCGHINKMDARNLAIVFGPTLIKKKDDDMTSIVRDMSDQCRIIESVILHNDWFFGSWDQDSYVPLEEGREDDEAPSNPSVSKMSCDDDDNTINPRDIVSSIVQAANQKMRKKSAPTLGEDLNASMTDGGFRERNIDLEIKHRKIKSQAELKARSSPNLPAMAASVPNTRQPTSDGLPERRLAMSHEGIDSSEWDKKDREKEGSSLYPKSRHFSDDSLDPREEYSSQTFSHSTIEALRKIEEEARNLREKEERRQQRDKERWKIERQWQEQSRRESDREKSKSNENLFEFGTIWHSTSDIFNKLAKGESKEVLENRLSTDRNSTASVSDRSESSRKNSTGSSNGGKYFVIQSLGSRSNSRDRLVQSSGDSPVFPSKRASSMERLLESPRKDYLSPPPRNIPGDRGQTKSGGRENREKRRSKKGLSRSDSARRNSLDSLIDIGRRNSHHSSDSEDGSDLLSDLTSTFDQKLQILVNPKYKLSGNVIRSSNEVLDKESAISCLPPQKPLAQAQCNKFGLCSSNDMLEKQYRDPSLHRSPKDAKVGIAYRFERSPLSNAQQMTVSPQNSVDGQTDPNLVSYFPPEDTRTSSTTLLPMSAHVQEIRAISSNMYGSKEFRPSAKSERSEISFPINRQQEKQYWVRYERSASTPKNLESDTYVIRTSSSQKQVFSPPPERRKEKRQKRRHTVGGTDDLEHFKALMTVVHPRSSSGSGSQKVSAWDQLQPAVKDMPQGSARSLLSWLQNERLRGSTPDLSGDQELRPKFF is encoded by the exons ATGGACACCATCTTCGTTAAAAATGTCCGAACTTATAGTCCCGCCTACGACGCAGGCCTAAAGACAGGGGACCGAGTCATCACCGTCAACGACCAATCCGTGTCGCAGAAATCGTACGCTCAGGTGATCGGGCTCATCCAGCAGAGCGAGGGGACGCTCAAACTAGAGGTGCTACCAAAAGACGAGACCGACGGTCAGGAGGATCCTTGTCAAGTT GCTCACAGAAGTCCCGAACAACTTCACCAGGCGGAACTCTGTCACAACGACGAAGTAGACAGTCCCGCCTCTAACAGGAAGTCACCTTTCCGTCGATTCATCTCCAGTGACGAACTACGAGAGAGGCCCAGATCTCTTCTGGCCAGAGAAGAAATAGCTCCAAAGTCCGAGGACAGAATTTTACTGAAAAGCATGGATCCTCAGAGTAAATTAAAAACATCTACGTCGTATACTTCAGGATTGAGTGTTTTTCGCGAGCCATGGAATTCAGCTGGAAATCGTCAGAAGGAGTCTCCATCTCGTGAATTCCTGGAAAGGAGACAAGATTTTGAGGTGAGAGCTAAGGAAAATAACGGAATGCCGGCCAATAAGGCTTATTCTTATGGATTATTTTACGACAAAACGAAAAGTGTGAATGACCTTTCAACGGCGGTTCCGCGGCGCCAGGAGCATGTGCTTCATCCTACGGACTCGCaggaaaatatatcaaaatcaaacaaaagtgAAACAAGGGTGATTCCCCTTGAGAATAGACGATCAAGGGAGATGATTCAGGACAAAACAGGGTATGGTATCTCTTCATCTTCACGGCATAGTTTTCCCGATTCAATCTCAGGTCGTCATTCTGCCTCCCTTTCAACAGGACTTCAAAACACTTCTAATTCGAAGTCGGAATATCATACTTCAACTCGGCAATATATCCCAGTGGTCTCTGCTCAACCGTCTGCCGCACATAAGATGTCCGCTAGCGTGGACAGCTTGGACTCTAGTTCTAGTTACCATACTCCTGACAGAAACGTTCGAACGCGAGTTTACGAACAACCGAACCAAGGGGGTGGACGGACTTTTATCGTGAAGATCGGAGATCGCCATTATGAAGGAGGGGTAAGCCAAGGAAACGCTCAGAGTGATGTGTCCGGAAATGCTGTTAAACAGGCACCTCGGTACGGCACAGCTTTCGCGCTGACACGATCTCCAATGTCAAGCAACGGGGATCAGGGGAGAGTGGTGTCACAGAAGAAATTTATGTTTGAGAATGGCAAAAGTGACAAAGCTCAGAGTAAATCGCCGGTCGTTCAGGAGCGTTACAAAACAGAAATCGATAAAATCACGTCTCACGGAAAGTTCAGCAGTGTGGCAACAAGAGTGCAAAGTTTCGAAAAAGACGAACCGCAACCAAGTTCAAACATTCGAATTCATCGACGTTCATCTCAGGATCGCTGTGTTTCCATGCCACCTGATTCATTAGGCCAATCAAGTCATACATCTCAACAGCCTTATCAGGAACAAGCACCAATCAGAATCTATGTCTCACAGGGCTCTGGGAATAACCCTGGCTCGCCAATCGTTGAAATAGTTCCTATGTACCCAAACAGCAGCAATAAGACTGTCACCACCTCTCAGGAGATGTCTCCACAGCCCATCATCCACATCAAGCAGTCGGATGATGTGGACGGAGCAGCCCTGAGTTGTCATCAGGAGGAAGACACTGGTCATCCATCAAAGCCGGTCCGAAAACCATCATTTCTGGCTGCTGTCAATGGCTCTCAGCAAAGAT ACTCTGGGAGCCGTTCCAGTTCAGAACGCCTGTCCAGTCCGGAACCTTCCTCCCTCCACCATTCCAGCCCACCCTGGGATTCACTAAACATCCTCCCTCCCGGCTCTTTCTCCTCAGAGTCAG ATCTATCATCCATTTCTCATTGCACTGGTTTAGCATTTACTAGTACCCCTGTCAGGGAACCAGCTAAAGCAGTTTTGCGAAAAAAGAacaaaa TACTACCTGTTACGACAGCTGATGACTTGGCCCTTCCAAGTTCACCAATCAAAGACGTCAAATCCACGGTGGTACTACGACGGAAATCAGAAA CTTCTCCTGAAGATGAGGCAATCAAGTTACAGAGGAGAACCTCCTACCTCATGGCAACCGCCAAAGACCGGGACTCTCACAAGCTATCATTGGACAAGACTCATTCACCTAGCCAATCACAGACTGAGATACATTTACA AATCACGACCCCCCATCAGAAACCCTCCATGAGGAAACTGAAATACTTCTTTGGGGAAAAA ACTCCAAGGATTATTGAGGCGACAGAGAGAAGACAGGACCCAGCCAGTCCAATGCAAGAGGTGACCAAGAAAGGCGCACTGTTGTGTAAGACAGATCTTACGGATGGAAAG AAAGCCAGTGACAGGTCCTGGAAACCGGTGTGGGTGGAGCTAAGAGGTCACGCCCTCTACATCTCCAAGGAGAAGAGAGATCCAGCTAAC CTTGGTGACCGTGATGCCAATGAACTTCCCTCTTCCCAGCCAATCAAAATGAGCGTTACAAACAGGAATTTATCCAAATCTATCATGATTCGATTCCAGACTCACACGTTTAACTTCGACGATCAGCCCATCTCCATCAAGTCTTGTTTGGTCGACATTGCACACGATTACACCAAGAAAAAGAACGTGTTCCGACTCAAGACCTTCAATGGCTCCGAATACTTGTTCCAGGCGGACGAAAACAACACCATGCTGGACTGGATCCGGTCCATACAGTCCAACAATAATCCAGATGCTGAT GACAAAGGACAGATGGAAACAGACTTGATTCTACGGAGCAGGAACCAGATCGAGCCCCCTGCTGCGGGCCCCTCTCTTACCTCCGTGGGTTCCACTTCTTCCTTGAGGACTTCCCCTCAGGTGCCCCCTAAGGCCCCCAAACAGAGTAGCAAGAACAAGCTCATCCGCATACCTCACTCCCCCAGTATGAGGAAGAAGGGCAAAG ataagaCCTGGAGTCTATCAAAGTTTAAGAGTTTTCGTAAAGGCAGCAGTGCCACGTCCAGCGCAGGCGAATCAGAGAGCAACGACATGTTTGGTGTTCCCTTGGAGTGTTGTATTCCGTCACCCAACAACGAC TTTGTTCCAATGATCGTTGACCTTTGCACTAAGATCGTTGAGGCGCGGGGGTTAGAGGTCACAGGCGTATACCGTGTCCCTGGAAACACGGCCTCTGTCAACATGATGATGGAAGAGCTCAACAAG GGTATAGACAACATGAATGTGGACCATGAGAAGTGGTGTGATGTCAATGTGATCAGTAGTCTCCTCAAGACCTTCTTCAGGAACCTCCCAGACCCACTCATCACCTCAG CACTCTATCAGGACTTCATTGATGCAAATCGCACAGAGGATCTCGAGATGAGAATGTTGAAGCTGAAGCGACTCATTCACAAACTTCCTGAGCATCACTTTGAGACATTCAAGCACCTCGCTGAGCATCTCAATACTGTGGCCAGTTGTGGACACATCAACAAG ATGGATGCGCGGAACCTAGCCATTGTGTTCGGGCCGACATTGATCAAGAAGAAGGATGATGACATGACCTCCATTGTCAGGGACATGTCGGACCAATGTCGGATCATTGAGAGCGTTATCCTTCAT AATGATTGGTTCTTTGGATCCTGGGACCAGGACAGCTATGTCCCCCTAGAGGAGGGAAGGGAGGACGATGAGGCCCCCAGTAATCCCTCTGTGTCCAAGATGAGTTGTGATGATGATG aTAACACCATCAATCCCCGAGATATTGTGTCCTCCATTGTCCAAGCAGCCAATCAGAAAATGAGAAAGAAATCGGCACCAACACTGGGGGAGGACCTAAATGCCAGCATGACAGACGGAGGTTTCCGAGAAAGAAATATTGACTTGGAAATAAAACATCGAAAAATCAAATCACAGGCCGAATTAAAGGCGCGTAGCAGTCCAAACTTGCCAGCAATGGCTGCAAGTGTGCCTAACACGAGACAACCCACTTCTGATGGGCTACCAGAGCGACGGCTAGCAATGTCTCACGAAGGGATCGATTCTTCTGAGTGGGACAAAAAGGATCGAGAGAAAGAAGGGTCGAGTCTGTATCCCAAGTCTAGACACTTCTCTGACGATTCTCTCGATCCACGTGAAGAGTACAGTAGTCAGACTTTTAGTCACTCAACCATTGAGGCTCTGAGAAAAATTGAGGAAGAGGCAAGGAATTTGAGAGAGAAAGAAGAAAGGAGGCAACAAAGAGACAAAGAGAGGTGGAAGATAGAAAGACAGTGGCAGGAACAGAGTCGCCGGGAGAGTGACAGAGAAAAAAGCAAAAGTAACGagaatttgtttgaatttggAACAATTTGGCATTCCACCTCCgacatttttaataaacttgCGAAAGGAGAATCCAAGGAAGTGCTAGAAAACAGATTATCCACTGATAGAAACTCTACAGCAAGTGTGTCCGATAGGTCGGAAAGTTCTCGGAAAAACAGCACGGGAAGTAGCAATGGGGGGAAATATTTCGTCATACAGAGTTTGGGCTCAAGAAGTAACAGTCGTGACCGATTAGTACAGAGCAGTGGGGATTCTCCAGTCTTTCCTAGTAAGAGGGCAAGTTCAATGGAAAGGCTCCTAGAGTCGCCCAGAAAAGATTACttatccccaccccccagaaaCATTCCTGGAGACAGAGGTCAAACTAAAAGTGGAGGGAGAGAAAACCGTGAAAAACGCCGCTCAAAGAAAGGACTCAGTAGAAGTGATTCTGCAAGGAGGAATTCTCTAGATTCGTTGATCGATATCGGTCGTCGTAACTCCCACCATTCCTCAGACTCCGAAGATGGTTCTGACCTCCTTTCTGATCTCACCTCCACGTTTGATCAGAAACTACAAATTCTTGTGAATCCAAAGTATAAACTGAGCGGAAATGTCATCAGAAGTTCAAATGAAGTTCTAGACAAAGAAAGTGCTATTTCATGCCTTCCCCCACAAAAACCTTTAGCACAAGCGCAGTGCAATAAGTTTGGCTTGTGCAGTAGTAATGACATGTTGGAAAAGCAATACAGAGATCCTAGTCTACATAGATCACCAAAAGATGCCAAAGTAGGGATAGCTTATCGCTTTGAAAGAAGCCCCTTGAGCAATGCACAGCAGATGACCGTCTCTCCACAAAACAGTGTAGATGGACAAACTGACCCCAATCTAGTGAGCTATTTTCCACCAGAGGATACAAGAACCTCTTCCACCACTTTACTCCCCATGTCAGCACATGTGCAAGAGATTCGAGCAATTAGTAGCAATATGTATGGATCTAAGGAATTCCGCCCAAGTGCTAAATCAGAACGCTCTGAAATAAGCTTCCCGATCAATAGGCAACAGGAGAAACAGTATTGGGTCCGCTACGAAAGATCCGCAAGCACTCCAAAAAACTTAGAGTCGGATACCTATGTTATAAGAACATCAAGCTCTCAGAAACAAGTGTTTTCCCCACCTCCTGAGAGACGGAAAGAAAAACGCCAAAAACGACGTCACACCGTGGGCGGAACGGACGACTTGGAACACTTTAAGGCCCTGATGACCGTGGTTCACCCGCGGAGCAGTAGCGGCAGTGGGTCTCAGAAGGTGTCCGCCTGGGATCAACTCCAGCCCGCGGTCAAAGACATGCCGCAGGGATCTGCCCGGTCCCTGTTGTCCTGGCTACAGAACGAGAGGCTTCGGGGAAGCACACCTGATCTCTCAGGGGATCAAGAATTGAGGCCaaagtttttttaa